One Candidatus Komeilibacteria bacterium CG_4_10_14_0_2_um_filter_37_10 DNA window includes the following coding sequences:
- the cyaB gene encoding class IV adenylate cyclase: MVNGYVTVIQQLINQLTLVDNFMQLEIEVKLRVKNKVSLVKKILALGAKPAGQKHIIDTYYSPAKGPSFVTNSSPKLRIRYDKLHNHTSLDFHLPRGLWGGQEMEVDVADVKMMKLIFQKLGFKIESIVDNQRTKYQWRQFNFDLDQVKGVGTFLEIEWMNPKSAQKAVVEIKKLMKQIGFTEKDLEKKRYWQMCLLK, encoded by the coding sequence ATGGTAAATGGATACGTCACGGTAATCCAGCAACTGATCAACCAATTAACCCTTGTCGATAATTTTATGCAATTAGAAATTGAAGTTAAATTAAGAGTGAAAAATAAAGTTAGCTTAGTAAAAAAGATATTAGCCTTAGGTGCCAAACCCGCCGGCCAAAAACACATTATTGACACCTACTACTCGCCAGCCAAAGGTCCTAGCTTTGTGACTAATAGTTCACCGAAATTACGGATTAGATATGATAAGTTGCACAACCATACTTCCTTGGATTTTCATTTACCCCGGGGACTGTGGGGCGGACAAGAAATGGAAGTAGATGTAGCTGATGTTAAAATGATGAAATTGATTTTTCAAAAATTGGGTTTCAAAATTGAGTCCATCGTTGACAATCAGCGAACGAAATATCAGTGGCGACAATTTAATTTTGATTTGGATCAAGTTAAGGGTGTTGGTACTTTTTTGGAGATTGAGTGGATGAATCCGAAATCGGCACAAAAAGCAGTAGTAGAAATCAAAAAATTAATGAAGCAAATTGGTTTTACGGAAAAGGATTTGGAGAAAAAAAGATATTGGCAGATGTGTTTATTAAAATAA
- a CDS encoding AAA family ATPase, protein MEQNSSQKPLADRLRPNNWDHFFGQEKVLKKSSFWHQSLSAGHFPSLIIWGPPGTGKTSLAYIIAQQTKSVFYQLSAVVSGIAELKKIVQQAQEHSQEAGKVILFIDEIHRWNKAQQDALLPYVEKGVITLIGATTENPSFAVVSPLLSRCQVLVLERLAKEDLEKIIDRALADSDAGVRIKLKSETKVKVAELANGDARAALNILEMLDYHFAKSTKELTLDDLQQVLSNRKLYYDKNGEEHYNIISALHKSLRGSDADAALYWLFRMLEAGEDPLYIARRLIRFASEDVGLANSLALPQAISAYQACQFIGLPECEINLAQAVVYLAKCKKSNELYTAINKVKNDVQETLNEPVPLHLRNAPTKLMKNLGYGKDYQYSPEHNYQEKQDYLPASLNDRHYLSQ, encoded by the coding sequence ATGGAACAAAATTCAAGTCAAAAACCCTTAGCTGATCGACTGCGACCCAATAATTGGGATCACTTTTTTGGCCAAGAAAAAGTACTTAAAAAATCATCTTTTTGGCACCAGAGTTTATCAGCTGGCCATTTCCCATCTTTGATTATTTGGGGTCCACCAGGCACTGGTAAGACCAGTTTGGCTTATATTATTGCCCAGCAAACAAAAAGTGTTTTTTATCAGTTGTCTGCTGTGGTTAGTGGTATAGCAGAACTCAAAAAGATTGTGCAGCAAGCCCAGGAGCACAGTCAGGAAGCAGGCAAAGTAATTTTATTTATTGATGAAATACATCGCTGGAACAAAGCACAGCAAGACGCTCTTTTGCCTTATGTGGAAAAAGGCGTCATTACTTTGATTGGTGCTACTACAGAAAATCCTTCTTTTGCTGTTGTCTCACCCTTGTTATCACGATGTCAGGTTTTAGTATTGGAAAGATTAGCTAAGGAGGATTTAGAAAAAATTATTGATCGCGCCCTTGCTGATAGTGACGCCGGTGTCAGAATCAAACTTAAATCGGAAACGAAAGTAAAAGTAGCAGAGCTAGCTAATGGTGATGCCCGGGCAGCGCTAAATATTTTAGAAATGCTGGATTATCATTTTGCTAAGAGTACTAAAGAATTAACTTTGGACGATCTACAGCAAGTACTGAGTAATCGCAAATTGTATTATGATAAAAACGGTGAAGAGCATTACAATATTATTTCCGCTTTGCACAAGAGTTTGCGCGGTAGCGATGCTGATGCTGCGCTGTATTGGCTCTTTCGCATGTTAGAAGCTGGCGAAGATCCCTTGTATATTGCGCGGCGTTTGATTCGCTTTGCTAGCGAAGATGTGGGATTGGCTAATTCTTTGGCTTTACCACAAGCCATCTCAGCTTATCAAGCTTGTCAATTTATTGGCTTGCCAGAGTGTGAAATTAATTTAGCGCAAGCTGTTGTTTATTTAGCCAAATGTAAAAAAAGTAATGAGTTGTACACTGCCATTAATAAAGTGAAGAATGATGTCCAAGAAACTTTGAATGAGCCAGTGCCACTACATTTGCGTAATGCACCAACAAAATTAATGAAAAACTTGGGTTATGGCAAAGACTATCAATATTCACCAGAACATAATTATCAAGAGAAACAAGATTATTTACCCGCATCATTAAATGATCGCCACTATCTATCGCAGTAG
- a CDS encoding cell filamentation protein Fic, giving the protein MNKRQKQIIEFAKKNHSFQNKDVVVFFDDKYSRETITRDLSFLSHQKFLHKSGAGAFVAYSLSDTYSSLEEVDIQKYFETPYFQRDVKEIFNFEIFHILGNDIFTAEEKEKLEKLQRQFINNFSKYDSQTIINKEFERIMIEFSWKSSAIEGNTYSLLGTEALIKNNVIGKGKTKEETQMILNHKDAFNEAIQNRERFIKLRSADIEYIHSVLTKKLGITKNIRNKGVGVIGTKYRPLDNEAQIREMMQKMVNLINKKASFFEKALLVSILIAYIQIFEDGNKRTSRMISNAILLAHNSIPLSYRIVDVEEYKKAVILFYEINNISYFKRIFVEQFEDAVNNYFK; this is encoded by the coding sequence ATGAATAAAAGACAAAAACAAATTATAGAATTTGCCAAGAAAAACCATTCTTTCCAAAACAAAGATGTGGTTGTTTTTTTTGATGACAAATATTCCAGAGAAACCATCACTCGTGATTTGTCTTTTTTGAGTCACCAGAAATTTTTGCATAAAAGCGGCGCTGGAGCTTTTGTGGCGTATTCTTTGTCTGACACATATAGCAGCTTAGAAGAAGTCGATATTCAAAAATATTTTGAAACCCCTTATTTTCAAAGAGACGTAAAAGAAATTTTTAATTTTGAAATATTTCATATTTTAGGTAATGATATTTTTACGGCTGAAGAAAAAGAAAAGTTAGAAAAATTGCAAAGACAGTTTATTAATAATTTCTCCAAATACGACAGTCAAACCATCATCAATAAGGAGTTTGAAAGAATAATGATTGAATTTTCTTGGAAATCCTCAGCCATTGAAGGCAATACTTATTCGCTCTTAGGCACAGAAGCTCTGATTAAAAATAATGTTATTGGCAAAGGAAAAACCAAAGAAGAAACCCAAATGATTCTTAATCACAAAGATGCTTTTAATGAAGCTATTCAAAATAGAGAGCGTTTTATTAAATTGCGCTCCGCTGATATTGAATACATTCATTCTGTTTTAACTAAGAAACTCGGAATAACCAAAAATATCAGAAATAAAGGAGTTGGAGTTATCGGTACAAAATACAGGCCATTGGATAATGAAGCCCAAATAAGAGAGATGATGCAAAAAATGGTTAATTTGATTAATAAAAAAGCATCATTTTTTGAAAAGGCATTGTTGGTTTCAATTCTTATCGCCTATATTCAAATTTTTGAAGATGGTAATAAAAGGACTTCTAGAATGATTTCCAATGCTATTTTGTTAGCACACAATTCCATACCGCTCTCTTATAGAATCGTCGATGTTGAGGAGTACAAAAAAGCGGTAATATTGTTTTATGAAATAAATAACATTTCGTATTTTAAACGTATATTTGTTGAGCAGTTTGAAGATGCCGTCAATAATTATTTCAAATAG